The nucleotide sequence AAGCAATGATTAAAGATAAAATTAATGAGATGATTAAGAATAAAATTGAAGGATATTAGACTTCAATCCTACCGATGACTGGACTTCAGGAAATATTAAGCAATGATTAAAGATAAAATTAATGAGATGATTAAAGATAAGATAAGGAATATTGTTGGAGAAGAAGATCTATTAACCTCTTATGAGGAACGTCTTTGTTATTCTTATGATGCTACGGGACAAGAATATTTAGCTGATTTGGTGACAAGGCCTACTTCCAAAGAAGAAGTTTCTCAAATAATAAGCCTTGCTAATCAAGAAAGAATTCCTGTTTATCCTCGAGCGGCGGCTACAGGAACCACAGGGGGGTGTTTGCCTACCAGAGGTGGAATTGTCATTGATCTTACCAAGATGGATAAGATTATAGAGATAGATACTAAAAATTTACTGGCTATTGTAGAGCCAGGAGTAATTACGGCTACTTTGCAATCAGAAGTGGAAAAAAGAGGATTATTTTATCCGCCCGACCCTGCCAGTAGTAAAACTTGTACCATTGGTGGCAATATAGCTGAATGCGCCGGTGGGTTGCGAGGTCTTCGCTACGGTACTACCAAAGATTATGTCTTGGGTTTAGAAGTAGTGTTACCTACGGGTGAGATTATAAATATAGGCAGTAAGACTTTAAAATCAGTGACTGGTTATAACTTAAGTCAATTAATAGTAGGCAGCGAAGGAACATTAGGAATTATAACTAAAGCTGTGCTAAAGCTATTACCCTTACCTGAATGTGTAAACACTATCTTAATAGCCTTTGAAGATAAAGGTGAAGCGGTGGTTACTATTAATGAGATTATTAACAGTAAGATTATTCCAGCTGCTTTAGAGTTCATGGATAAAACTTCTATTTGGTGTGTGAAAGAGCATTTTAAGATAAATGTGGAGAAGGTAGAAGCAATACTGATCGTAGAAGTTGATGGGAGAGTAGAGGTAGTAGAAAAAGAATTAAAGATGATCGAGGAGATTAGTAAGAAAAAAAAGACTAAGATAGAGATAGCCAGAAGTAGCCAAGAAAGAAAACAGCTCTGGTTA is from bacterium and encodes:
- a CDS encoding FAD-binding protein, with translation MIKDKINEMIKDKIRNIVGEEDLLTSYEERLCYSYDATGQEYLADLVTRPTSKEEVSQIISLANQERIPVYPRAAATGTTGGCLPTRGGIVIDLTKMDKIIEIDTKNLLAIVEPGVITATLQSEVEKRGLFYPPDPASSKTCTIGGNIAECAGGLRGLRYGTTKDYVLGLEVVLPTGEIINIGSKTLKSVTGYNLSQLIVGSEGTLGIITKAVLKLLPLPECVNTILIAFEDKGEAVVTINEIINSKIIPAALEFMDKTSIWCVKEHFKINVEKVEAILIVEVDGRVEVVEKELKMIEEISKKKKTKIEIARSSQERKQLWLARKSISPAIYKICFTKINEDICVPRSKIEEMLDKIEDISKRYQVRMMSYGHAGDGNFHINILTDKRIKEEMERVEEAIKEIFISTVEMEGTLSGEHGIGNTKSKYLPLEIKETEMELMKKIKKIFDPHGIMNPGKIFEF